In Vicia villosa cultivar HV-30 ecotype Madison, WI unplaced genomic scaffold, Vvil1.0 ctg.000030F_1_1, whole genome shotgun sequence, the following proteins share a genomic window:
- the LOC131622461 gene encoding homeobox-leucine zipper protein ATHB-14-like, which yields MMALSMHKEANNQMDAGKYVRYTPEQVEALERVYTECPKPSSLRRQQLIRECPILSNIEPKQIKVWFQNRRCREKQRKEASRLQTVNRKLSAMNKLLMEENDRLQKQVSHLVYENGYMKQQIHTASAATTTDNSCDSVVMSGQNQQQNPNQRPQRDANNPAGLLAVAQETLAEFLSKATGTAVDWVQMIGMKPGPDSIGIVAVSRNCSGIAARACGLVSLEPTKVAEILKDRLSWYRDCRCVDVLNIVPTGGGGTIELLYMQTYAPTTLAAARDFWTLRYTTSLEDGSLVICERSLNVSTGGPTGPAPTNFVRAEMLPSGFLIRPCEGGGSIIHIVDHVDLDVWSVPEVLRPLYESSKILAQKLTIAALQHVRQIAQESSGEIQYGGGRQPAVLRTFSQRLCRGFNDAVNGFVDDGWSLLGNDGVEDVTISVNSSPNKFLGSNYNSSMFPAFGGGVLCAKASMLLQNVPPALLVRFLREHRSEWADYGVDAYSAACLKSSPYAVPCARPGGFPSSQVILPLAPTVEHEEFLEVVRIEGHAFTPEDVALARDMYLLQLCSGIDENSIGACAQLVFAPIDESFADDALLLPSGFRIIPLDPKSDGPATSRTLDLASTLEVGSSNARAAGEGGDGYNLRSVLTIAFQFTFENHLRDNVAAMARQYVRSVVGSVQRVAMAIAPSRQGPQLGPKSLPGSPEAHALARWVCRSYRMHTGAELFRVDSTASDAILKQLWHHSDAIMCCSVKTTASPIFTFANQAGLDMLETTLVALQDIMLDKVLDEAGRKILCSEFSKIMQQGYAYLPAGICVSSMNRPVSYEQAIAWKVLNDDDANHCLAFMFINWSFV from the exons ATGATGGCACTTTCTATGCATAAAGAAGCTAATAATCAAATGGATGCTGGGAAGTATGTGAGGTACACTCCTGAACAAGTTGAAGCTTTGGAGAGAGTTTACACAGAATGTCCTAAGCCCAGCTCTTTGAGAAGACAGCAGCTTATCAGGGAGTGTCCTATTCTGTCTAACATTGAACCTAAACAGATCAAAGTTTGGTTTCAGAATAGAAG GTGTCGTGAGAAGCAAAGAAAGGAAGCCTCTCGTTTGCAGACAGTGAATAGAAAACTGTCTGCAATGAACAAGTTGTTAATGGAAGAGAATGACCGTCTGCAGAAGCAAGTTTCTCATCTGGTTTATGAGAATGGATACATGAAGCAACAGATTCACACT GCTTCTGCTGCAACTACCACAGACAATAGCTGTGATTCTGTGGTAATGAGTGGTCAAAACCAACAGCAAAACCCAAATCAGCGTCCTCAAAGGGATGCCAACAACCCAGCTGG TCTCCTCGCCGTGGCTCAGGAGACCCTGGCAGAGTTCCTTTCTAAGGCTACTGGAACTGCTGTCGACTGGGTCCAGATGATTGGGATGAAG CCTGGTCCGGATTCTATTGGTATTGTTGCTGTTTCCCGCAATTGTAGTGGGATAGCGGCACGTGCCTGTGGCCTTGTGAGTCTAGAACCCACTAAG GTTGCCGAGATTCTTAAAGATCGACTGTCATGGTATCGTGACTGTCGATGTGTTGATGTTTTGAATATTGTCCCCACCGGAGGTGGTGGGACAATAGAGCTTTTGTATATGCAG ACATATGCGCCTACAACATTGGCTGCAGCTCGAGACTTTTGGACACTAAGATACACTACTAGTTTGGAAGATGGAAGTCTTGTG ATATGTGAGAGGTCGTTGAATGTTTCAACTGGTGGTCCAACAGGGCCTGCTCCGACGAATTTTGTGAGGGCTGAAATGCTTCCAAGTGGTTTTCTGATTAGGCCATGTGAGGGTGGTGGATCTATTATTCATATTGTTGATCATGTTGACTTAGAT GTTTGGAGTGTTCCTGAAGTACTGAGGCCCCTCTATGAATCGTCAAAAATCTTGGCTCAAAAACTAACTATTGCT GCTTTACAACATGTAAGACAAATAGCTCAGGAGTCCAGTGGTGAAATTCAGTATGGTGGCGGGCGCCAACCTGCTGTTTTGAGAACATTTAGTCAGAGACTTTGCAG aGGGTTTAATGATGCTGTGAATGGATTTGTTGATGATGGTTGGTCTTTGCTGGGAAATGatggtgttgaagatgtgactATTTCTGTGAACTCTTCTCCAAACAAGTTTTTGGGGTCTAATTACAATTCATCAATGTTCCCAGCATTTGGAGGTGGTGTCTTGTGTGCCAAGGCTTCAATGCTGCTGCAG AATGTTCCTCCTGCTTTGCTTGTTCGCTTTTTGCGGGAGCATCGATCAGAATGGGCTGATTATGGTGTTGATGCGTACTCTGCTGCTTGTCTCAAGTCTAGCCCCTATGCAGTTCCTTGTGCAAGACCTGGTGGTTTCCCCAGCAGCCAGGTCATTTTACCTCTTGCCCCTACGGTCGAGCACGAAGAG TTCCTTGAGGTAGTTCGTATAGAGGGCCATGCATTTACACCCGAAGATGTTGCATTGGCACGTGATATGTATCTTTTACAG CTCTGTAGTGGAATTGATGAAAATTCGATTGGAGCATGTGCTCAACTGGTCTTTGCACCTATAGATGAATCCTTTGCTGATGACGCCCTTTTGCTTCCTTCTGGATTTCGTATTATTCCTTTGGATCCTAAATCA GATGGTCCGGCTACATCAAGGACATTGGATTTGGCATCAACACTTGAAGTGGGATCCAGTAACGCTCGAGCAGCTGGTGAAGGTGGTGATGGATACAACCTTAGATCTGTTCTTACTATCGCATTTCAGTTTACCTTTGAGAATCATCTGCGTGACAATGTTGCTGCCATGGCCCGTCAATATGTACGAAGTGTTGTTGGATCCGTTCAGAGGGTTGCCATGGCTATTGCTCCGTCTCGCCAAGGTCCCCAGCTTGGTCCTAAATCACTTCCTGGTTCGCCCGAAGCTCATGCGCTAGCACGATGGGTCTGTAGAAGCTACAG GATGCACACTGGTGCCGAGCTTTTCCGTGTCGACTCTACGGCTAGTGATGCAATCTTGAAGCAACTTTGGCACCATTCTGATGCAATCATGTGCTGTTCTGTGAAAACAACT GCATCTCCAATATTCACCTTTGCAAACCAAGCTGGACTAGACATGCTTGAAACAACTCTAGTTGCACTTCAGGATATAATGCTGGATAAAGTACTTGATGAAGCTGGCAGAAAGATTCTTTGCTCTGAATTCTCCAAGATAATGCAACAG GGTTATGCTTATCTGCCAGCAGGGATATGTGTATCAAGCATGAATAGGCCAGTTTCTTATGAGCAAGCCATTGCATGGAAAgttcttaatgatgatgatgccAATCACTGCCTAGCATTCATGTTCATCAACTGGTCCTTTGTCTGA